In Plasmodium malariae genome assembly, chromosome: 11, the following proteins share a genomic window:
- the PmUG01_11043900 gene encoding conserved Plasmodium protein, unknown function, which translates to MGNKIPENKKRQFILYKDIKNRIKKKNHIDIKSNIYICKLNEKDLQNFNNEIFDTYNTYEENQEQYITSDQEEKEGTEIKINLKKTKDNEEFYKCTHIKGKNSFIKGISNRKEKEIGKEKDKREDLWYIKKKDYDKEKNTNYFELDYGCFYNLEEKTKTPQKRYSKFVKIKKKKSLTMLTQLQNGQNLKQKNREKKEGGEEEEEEEDEQMVTNNAVVNEKAKFSSLKIKNNLTDDNYKTSTRRNEKGLFQSIGTGNVHPTNNSRVDDKEETLRSSFKSMEIKLLPGDTYTMHKKCSSVHKKNNASKCNSNSNSIIGSNSIVSCNSITTSNHIRDSCSSINSERTNGQKSIFREKHQTGALIFSKKFFNLFKEKKILQNVLSFLNCTDLLEFQKTCSIIYIYVSDFLDYICLNIYSNFKRAYGLYFIPFNFFYKYEYLYTDKPSFRMDCILIAKIEKGCIGYNNRFGYKYKYIYDKKKSNYYVYFNFNVLKSNSSKTIEIHKDISYNNGDDINVSHIINNDVCSNDYICIPINLYNFIGIVDFNSISFISNKLSKYLSYNNHLDDQLWYNSDEYKILIKENNLISAQCFLPHLKHIKTIYSGIDVTVMKSTYKAVEPGKMGKRSYILWGNYFIIEKKFDPVFTFLKREGLQHDYVYHNFYLRVGDSIIFYLIKGGNNDI; encoded by the exons ATGGGAAATAAAATAcctgaaaataaaaagaggcagttcattttatataaagatataaaaaatagaattaaaaaaaaaaatcatattgATATTAagagtaatatatatatatgtaaattaaatgaaaaagacttacaaaattttaacaatgaAATATTTGATACGTATAACACATATGAAGAAAACCAAGAGCAGTATATTACGAGTGATCAGGAGGAAAAGGAAGGcacagaaataaaaataaatttaaaaaaaacgaaagataatgaagaattttataaatgcacacatataaagggaaaaaatagCTTCATTAAAGGAATATCAAATAGGAAAGAGAAAGAGATAGGAAAAGAGAAAGATAAAAGAGAGGATCTGtggtatataaaaaaaaaagattatgacAAGGAAAAgaatacaaattattttgaattaGATTATggttgtttttataatttggaggaaaaaacaaaaacaccGCAAAAGAGATACAGTAAAttcgtaaaaataaaaaaaaaaaaatcattaacCATGTTAACACAGTTACAAAATGGgcaaaatttaaaacaaaaaaatagagaGAAAAAGGAGGGAGGAGAggaggaagaagaagaagaagacgAGCAGATGGTGACAAATAATGCAGTGGTTAACGAAAAAGCgaaattttcttcattaaaaataaaaaataatttaactgatgataattataaaacatcTACTAGGAGAAACGAAAAGGGTTTATTTCAAAGTATCGGAACAGGAAATGTACATCCTACTAACAATTCACGCGTAGACGACAAAGAAGAAACGCTTAGGTCGTCTTTTAAGTCGATGGAAATAAAACTGCTACCAGGAGATACTTATACGATGCATAAGAAATGTAGCTCTgtgcacaaaaaaaataatgcaagTAAGTGTAACAGCAACAGTAATAGCATCATCGGTAGTAACAGCATCGTCAGTTGTAACAGTATCACCACCAGTAACCACATTAGGGACAGTTGTTCCAGTATTAACAGCGAACGGACAAACGGACAAAAAAGCATATTTCGCGAAAAGCACCAAACAGGTGCACTGATATTTTCGAAgaaatttttcaatttgtttaaagaaaaaaaaattctacaAAATgtgttatcatttttaaacTGTACTGACCTATTGGAATTTCAAAAAACATGttcaattatttatatatatgttagcGATTTTTTggattatatatgtttaaatatatactctAATTTCAAAAGAGCTTATggtctttattttataccatttaattttttttacaagtaCGAGTACCTCTACACGGACAAGCCATCGTTCCGCATGGACTGCATCCTTATTGCAAAG ATAGAGAAGGGGTGCATAGGTTATAACAACAGGTTTGGTTACAAgtacaagtatatatatgacaaaaaaaaaagcaattactatgtgtattttaattttaatgtacTGAAGAGCAATTCATCAAAAACTATAGAAATCCATAAggatatttcatataataatggaGATGACATAAATGTTtctcatataataaataacgaTGTGTGTTcaaatgattatatatgtatacctataaatttatacaacTTCATTGGAATTGTTGATTTTAATTCTATTAgttttatttcaaataagttgagtaaatatttatcttaTAATAATCACTTGGATGACCAATTATGGTATAACTCagatgaatataaaatattaataaaagaaaataatttaatatccGCACAATGTTTTCTTCCTCACTTAAAGCATATAAAAACCATTTATTCTGGAATAGATGTCACTGTTATGAAATCCACCTATAAAGCAGTCGAGCCTG GAAAGATGGGCAAAAGAAGCTACATTTTATGGGGAAACTACtttataattgaaaaaaaatttgatccAGTCTTTACATTTCTAAAGAGAGAAGGATTACAACACGACTATGTGtaccataatttttatttaagagTAGGTGATTCTATAATATTCTATTTAATTAAAGGAGGTAATAATGATATCTAA
- the PmUG01_11044000 gene encoding conserved Plasmodium protein, unknown function produces MKKKLFLKGALNIEKRFFFSAHRKEQVNKIVYEYFYLEEKIYKVIDRADVRNLFLEDKRKLQQINGGEAHKVDNKKKLNENDYISEKQLKDIINDNTFDKELNNVVLKHISSYVNSSKYFIHLCVFYIYNNEKRKFVELMKNFNNYCFSYEDLFILFYLICRINYKDMHIIRSILNIFEIYYYKIDNLFSYNISNLFFPPYNNLHLAINNLPLPYKIKLINSADKGYHEKSQSSPERSGDKVVEEKEERISSNETTEKITGNGSKENIQDSQNGNILKTEKLNEKKKEHIKSNNLLTKMDESECENILENLQDVDMEKYEKLISKDSIKFINLNIKKEKKRMKIKEMKNEGLKLKSALLTQIKTEVEEKNTEKTGEADAFEIKEVLTIFINDKKLAEKNYYIKDFIDVVVHYFIEHNDALCNNLLILLVFMKKICYYNNKKLNISIELLLINYIKSMNILSEQDIYNFINEKIMSFENMIHVENEDKLDEKNNNENVIYNKDKKSNDILELLYNQQYIYNFTLYDENMFYENKFHYIMNKILKNYFFLVSYMLRLPFLKLHILKSYLNSFNMFMGFFINNKNIFYSFDIGDIAFICTCFLKRKIIKVEIVDKLFSVLHYKIDAFLNLSSRHSYKGKKDSRNHNIKGNNNDSISDDSSKSSNHHNDNRSDNSKASSENNTKENIEEACPFHINDILVFLHFVHFYNLTFDALYKQLLMICFNKFVCLNDTQQLIFFNSVEGIKRRNFTNDEQKSLLDYFMYEKSLQFFLNRNKNIQKESLGYLFIS; encoded by the coding sequence atgaaaaaaaaattgtttttaaaagGTGCGCTAAACATAGAAAAGAGATTTTTTTTCAGCGCTCATCGAAAAGAACAGGTTAACAAAATTGTATAtgagtatttttatttagaagaaaaaatatacaaggTGATTGACCGAGCGGATGTAAGAAATTTATTCCTGGAAGACAAAAGAAAGTTACAACAAATAAATGGAGGAGAGGCACACAAAGTagataataagaaaaaattaaatgaaaatgattatataagCGAAAAGCAgttaaaagatataataaatgacAACACATTTGACAAAGAGTTAAATAATGTAGTTCTTAAGCACATTAGTAGTTATGTAAATAGtagcaaatattttatacatttgtgtgtattttatatatacaataatgaaaaaagaaagtttGTTGAATtgatgaaaaattttaacaactACTGTTTTAGTTATGAAGATCTGTTTATACTATTCTACTTAATATGcagaataaattataaagatatgcatataattcgtagcattttaaacatttttgaaatttattattataaaatcgataatttgttttcatataatatttctaatttattttttcccccttataataatttacacCTAGCTATAAATAACTTACCATTAccttataaaattaaattgatTAATAGTGCTGATAAGGGTTATCATGAAAAAAGTCAAAGTTCACCTGAACGTTCAGGCGATAAAGTTGTGGAGGAAAAAGAGGAAAGAATCTCCTCTAACGAAACTACGGAAAAGATCACAGGAAATGGAAGCAAAGAAAATATACAAGATAGCCAAAAtggtaatattttaaaaactgaaaaattgaatgaaaaaaaaaaagaacatatcAAGAGCAATAATTTATTGACAAAAATGGACGAGAGTGAATGTGAAAATATACTGGAAAATTTACAAGATGTGGATATGGAAAAGTACGAAAAGCTGATATCAAAAGACagcataaaatttattaatttaaacataaaaaaggaaaaaaaaaggatgaaaattaaagaaatgaAGAATGAAGGACTCAAATTAAAAAGCGCGCTACTAACTCAAATAAAGACGGAAGTAGAAGAgaaaaatacagaaaaaacAGGAGAAGCAGACGCatttgaaataaaagaagtattaacaatttttattaacgATAAAAAACTAgctgaaaaaaattactacATAAAAGATTTTATAGATGTCGTTGTGCATTATTTCATTGAACACAATGATGCCTTATGTAATAACCTTTTAATACTTCttgtatttatgaaaaaaatatgctattataacaataagaAATTAAATATCAGTATTGAACTTTTGTTaattaattacataaaaagtATGAATATTTTGTCTGAACAagacatatataattttataaatgaaaagataATGTCTTTTGAGAATATGATACATGTCGAAAATGAGGATAAATTAgacgaaaaaaataataacgaaaatgtaatatataataaggaTAAGAAGTCGAATGATATATTAGAGTTGTTATACAACCaacagtatatatataattttactctATACGATGAAAACatgttttatgaaaataaatttcattatataatgaataaaattttaaaaaattatttttttttagtaagtTATATGTTAAGACTTCCCTTCTTAAAATTACACATTTTGAAATCTTACTTAAACTCGTTTAATATGTTCATGGggttttttataaataataaaaatattttctactCCTTTGATATTGGTGATATAGCTTTTATATGTACGtgctttttaaaaagaaaaattatcaaaGTGGAAATAGTCGACAAATTGTTTTCAGTGCTGCATTACAAAATTGATGCATTCTTAAATTTATCATCGCGGCATAGCTACAAAGGAAAGAAGGACAGTAGAAATCACAATATTAAGGGCAACAATAATGATAGTATTAGTGACGATAGTAGCAAGAGTAGTAATCATCATAATGACAATCGTAGTGATAACTCAAAAGCGAGCAGTGAAAACAACACGAAAGAAAATATTGAAGAGGCATGCCCCTTTCACATCAATGACATTCttgtttttcttcatttcgTTCACTTTTACAATTTAACATTTGATGCTTTGTATAAACAATTATTAATGATATGCTTCAACAAATTTGTTTGCTTAAACGACACACaacaattaatattttttaatagcgTAGAgggaataaaaagaagaaactTTACAAATGATGAGCAGAAAAGCTTATTAGATTATTTCATGTATGAAAAAagtttgcaattttttttaaaccgaaataaaaatattcagaAGGAGTCATTAGGGTATTTGTTTATCAGCTAA